From a single Sinomonas atrocyanea genomic region:
- a CDS encoding SMODS domain-containing nucleotidyltransferase has product MSQSSDFKSFLINKVNLNQTRLNVLSQRVAAIENFLANDDVLGESITEVIPQGSFAHGTIIKPVGTKEFDADVLVPMDEVDGWTAADYVQKLYEAFGRSATYATMRSRKKRCVTLDYAGDFHLDVVPFVTRQGEAYVTNRITNQFELAAPDEFTEWLEEKNRITGGNLVKVVRLLKYLRDHKARYTVPSVTLTAALAHHVSEAVSIATPDAYRNVAATLRTLSDALAVQLTTYPYNPPYIRDPGTGQDLAGRWRNENYQTFRSRFTAHAEKIGTACDEADYDRAVVIWQDLFGPEFGAIAKASSVLASVSAETAAPASERFLDRDFDIRDALNPSYRFKVVGYVVARKGFRDGSLPKRGDRVGKNRSLKFKIEGSNIPGPYDVYWKIRNYGQEAELAGSLRGDIHKDDGTRSWSESTSYIGHHYVEAMIVKSGFCVARSRQNVIVI; this is encoded by the coding sequence ATGAGCCAATCGAGCGATTTCAAATCGTTTCTCATTAACAAAGTCAACCTGAACCAGACCAGGTTGAACGTGCTCTCTCAGCGTGTCGCTGCGATCGAGAACTTTCTCGCGAACGATGATGTGCTCGGTGAGTCCATAACAGAAGTGATCCCGCAGGGCTCCTTTGCCCATGGAACAATCATTAAGCCGGTCGGGACAAAGGAATTCGACGCTGATGTTTTGGTCCCCATGGACGAAGTCGATGGTTGGACCGCTGCCGACTATGTGCAGAAGCTCTACGAAGCCTTTGGGCGAAGCGCGACCTACGCGACGATGCGTTCCAGAAAGAAACGATGTGTGACCCTGGACTACGCAGGCGATTTTCACTTGGACGTCGTTCCCTTTGTTACAAGGCAAGGGGAAGCGTACGTTACCAACAGGATCACCAACCAATTTGAGCTCGCCGCTCCCGATGAGTTCACAGAATGGCTGGAGGAGAAGAACCGGATAACGGGTGGGAATCTCGTCAAGGTTGTCCGACTCCTGAAATATCTCCGCGACCACAAGGCCCGCTACACTGTGCCTTCGGTCACCTTGACGGCGGCTTTGGCGCATCACGTAAGCGAGGCGGTGTCGATAGCCACCCCGGATGCATACCGAAACGTAGCAGCTACGCTCCGCACGCTGTCAGATGCGCTGGCCGTCCAGCTCACCACGTACCCCTACAACCCTCCGTACATTAGAGATCCTGGCACCGGCCAAGACCTAGCAGGTCGGTGGCGTAATGAAAACTATCAAACGTTCCGTAGCCGCTTCACTGCTCATGCCGAAAAGATCGGTACGGCGTGCGACGAGGCAGACTACGACCGCGCCGTTGTAATCTGGCAAGATCTCTTCGGGCCGGAATTTGGTGCGATAGCGAAGGCTAGTAGCGTCCTCGCGAGTGTCTCGGCAGAGACTGCAGCACCGGCATCGGAGCGTTTTCTCGATCGCGACTTCGACATACGTGACGCCTTGAACCCGTCATATCGATTCAAGGTCGTCGGTTACGTTGTGGCTCGAAAGGGGTTCCGCGACGGCTCACTCCCTAAACGAGGTGACAGGGTTGGTAAGAATCGATCTTTGAAGTTCAAGATCGAAGGTTCGAACATTCCCGGCCCGTACGATGTGTACTGGAAAATTCGCAACTACGGCCAAGAGGCAGAGTTGGCTGGCTCTCTGCGGGGAGATATCCATAAGGATGACGGCACGCGGAGCTGGTCGGAGTCCACCTCGTACATAGGTCACCATTACGTCGAAGCGATGATCGTCAAGAGCGGTTTTTGCGTCGCAAGAAGCCGCCAAAATGTTATCGTTATATAG
- a CDS encoding SIR2 family protein codes for MTLPGSPAQQYGEDQLLSLAFSLTSTPASYAVVLGAGISTGSGVPSAWGVLQDLLSQLAGAKGAEPEGDDGRLSWYQDEYGEDPTYERVLERLAPAPRDRQALLRGYFEATPEEAEQGKKQPTAAHRAIARLVAAGFIRVIVTLNFDNLMEAALREQSVTPVVIRGQNDLKGLPPMHTARVLVVHLHGDYLAPEEMRNTELELGHYEPAAERFLDRIMEEYGLLFVGWSARYDPQLRAAVKRSFRRIYVPYWVEPAAFADEASELVEQLGAVKVESSADDALGKLHDACIALRDRAAARHPLTPAVVASTVRSELSGRYTAFHLHDLVKQEADRLHRQDDLVLSYTGTVSENGAYAGMVGRIEEASNVLVAAMSAAAYWGNETTDRWILSEIRNFAEAPKSGGVTVVLDLHNVVMMRLFYATGVGALAAGRYGTVSALFSLEGDRRGTRRDYAVQVLEPVRLCEGNLPSASKRLYEQLRPMFVQHLSIGSRTYDESWAVFEILRNLAAAAAAPEAQTYLPELGAARVAFDETRDEYDHWAKQQSNSTAPNGREAFERYAPVRAAEEKYKRALDLYAQLIPMALPHLRVELQHSEGVAYKSPTVQRLIREVSSYGSKHPLLESGLLPGSPLEAVQTLRAANVALERVANWTRQNRMGILPDEFWADE; via the coding sequence CTTGGGGGGTCTTACAGGACCTGCTCTCGCAGCTGGCAGGAGCCAAAGGAGCCGAGCCGGAGGGCGATGACGGCCGTCTCTCCTGGTACCAGGATGAATACGGTGAGGACCCGACGTATGAGAGGGTCCTGGAAAGGCTCGCCCCGGCACCCCGGGACCGGCAAGCACTCCTGAGGGGGTACTTCGAAGCTACGCCCGAAGAGGCCGAGCAGGGGAAGAAGCAGCCCACTGCAGCTCATCGCGCGATCGCGCGTCTGGTCGCGGCCGGGTTCATCAGGGTGATCGTCACACTCAACTTCGACAACCTGATGGAAGCAGCCCTGCGCGAGCAGTCGGTCACACCGGTTGTTATCCGGGGGCAGAACGACCTCAAAGGACTACCACCCATGCACACGGCGCGGGTCTTGGTGGTCCATCTTCATGGCGACTACTTGGCACCGGAGGAAATGCGCAACACCGAGCTGGAGCTAGGGCATTATGAGCCGGCTGCAGAGCGCTTCCTGGACCGAATCATGGAGGAGTACGGACTCCTGTTCGTTGGCTGGTCGGCCCGCTACGACCCTCAGCTCAGAGCAGCCGTCAAACGAAGCTTCCGTCGGATCTACGTACCGTACTGGGTCGAGCCAGCAGCTTTCGCCGATGAGGCGAGTGAACTGGTCGAGCAGCTGGGCGCGGTGAAGGTGGAGTCTTCGGCGGACGATGCGCTCGGGAAGCTCCACGATGCCTGCATTGCGCTTCGCGACAGGGCAGCGGCAAGGCATCCGCTAACCCCAGCCGTGGTCGCATCGACCGTCCGCAGCGAACTCTCCGGGCGCTACACCGCATTCCACCTTCACGATCTCGTGAAGCAGGAGGCCGACAGGCTCCATCGCCAAGACGATCTAGTCCTCAGCTACACGGGGACCGTCTCCGAAAACGGGGCGTACGCCGGCATGGTTGGGAGGATCGAGGAAGCGTCGAACGTGCTGGTGGCCGCGATGAGCGCGGCCGCCTATTGGGGCAATGAAACCACCGACCGGTGGATACTCAGCGAGATCAGGAACTTCGCTGAAGCGCCCAAATCGGGCGGTGTGACTGTGGTTCTCGATCTGCACAACGTTGTCATGATGCGGCTCTTTTACGCGACCGGCGTCGGGGCCCTCGCGGCAGGCAGGTATGGCACGGTCTCTGCGCTCTTCTCGCTCGAAGGTGATCGTCGCGGGACGCGGCGCGATTATGCAGTCCAAGTTCTTGAGCCGGTACGCCTGTGCGAAGGCAACCTGCCGTCTGCCAGCAAGCGGCTCTATGAACAGCTCAGGCCTATGTTCGTTCAGCACCTCTCCATCGGATCAAGAACCTACGACGAAAGCTGGGCAGTCTTCGAGATCCTCCGGAACCTTGCCGCCGCTGCTGCCGCACCGGAGGCCCAGACATACCTCCCGGAACTGGGAGCCGCACGCGTCGCCTTCGACGAAACGCGCGACGAATATGACCATTGGGCTAAGCAGCAATCAAATTCAACCGCACCAAACGGACGCGAGGCCTTCGAGAGATATGCACCCGTTCGTGCAGCCGAGGAGAAGTACAAGAGAGCACTCGACCTTTACGCCCAACTTATCCCCATGGCACTCCCGCACCTCAGGGTAGAATTGCAGCACAGCGAGGGAGTCGCATATAAGTCTCCCACCGTTCAACGGCTGATCCGCGAGGTATCGAGCTACGGAAGCAAACACCCACTTTTGGAAAGTGGACTGCTGCCCGGTTCGCCACTCGAGGCTGTGCAAACTCTGCGCGCCGCCAATGTGGCGCTTGAACGTGTCGCGAATTGGACGCGACAGAACCGAATGGGCATCCTGCCCGACGAATTTTGGGCAGACGAGTAG